Proteins from a single region of Hermetia illucens chromosome 3, iHerIll2.2.curated.20191125, whole genome shotgun sequence:
- the LOC119650814 gene encoding fibroin heavy chain-like has translation MKIFLCLSALLLVAAAASEKKGVPLEKKLDKRGLLGLGYGYGINGLNAGYLGAGHLGGAWNGVTSYSSGLGLGHGVVGTGVVGSGLGYSGLGGWKGVALGYGSGLGYGAGWRSGLGYGAYGSGALLGSGAVLGSGAALASGAVLGSGAVLGSGLGYSSAALGGAALSGAALSGAALGGAAVVGAGAVGGAVLGGHTDITRTVTVVKGVPQPYTVDSPVPVAVNRPVPVPVSVPVPQPYTVDRPVPVPIREVQQVPVSVPQPYTVERKVPYPVHVPVDRPYPVHVPVPQPYEVTRTVQVPVKVPVPQPYTVDRPVPVQVPVQVPVPQPYTVERKVPYPVHVPVDRPVPVSVPQPYHVPVDRPVPVQVDRPVPYQVNVPVDRPVPVPVERPVPVQVNVPVPQPITVDRPVPVAVNRPYPVPVNVDRPVPVPVENRVPVPVDNPVPVPYRVPVPVASVAPALALGTAAPALAIGTAAPALAGGAIGLGAGYGVGLGAGLGYSSLALGTAAPALALGTAAPALAVGTAAPALAGSALGLGASYGAGLGYSSLAVGTAAPALALGAKSIALGTAAPALAVGTVAPALASSSLGLGYGYGLKSASWGHGIASHSLIKKH, from the exons atgaaaattttc TTGTGCCTCTCTGCACTTCTCCTGGTAGCTGCTGCCGCCAGCGAAAAGAAGGGTGTACCACTTGAGAAGAAACTCGACAAACGTGGTCTCCTTGGTCTTGGCTACGGCTATGGTATCAATGGCTTGAACGCTGGATACCTTGGCGCTGGACACCTTGGTGGTGCCTGGAATGGAGTTACCAGCTATTCAAGCGGTCTCGGTTTGGGACACGGAGTCGTCGGAACCGGCGTCGTTGGTAGCGGTCTTGGCTACAGCGGTCTCGGAGGATGGAAAGGAGTAGCTCTTGGCTATGGAAGTGGTCTTGGCTACGGAGCTGGATGGAGATCCGGTCTTGGCTATGGAGCTTACGGATCTGGTGCCCTTTTGGGATCCGGAGCTGTTTTGGGATCTGGAGCTGCTTTGGCATCTGGAGCCGTTTTGGGATCCGGAGCTGTTTTGGGATCTGGTCTTGGATACAGCAGTGCTGCCCTCGGTGGTGCCGCTCTTAGTGGTGCTGCTCTCAGTGGTGCCGCTCTTGGTGGAGCCGCTGTTGTTGGAGCCGGAGCTGTCGGAGGTGCCGTCCTTGGAGGACACACTGACATCACCCGCACCGTTACCGTCGTCAAGGGAGTCCCACAACCCTACACCGTCGATAGCCCAGTCCCAGTCGCCGTCAACCGCCCAGTCCCAGTTCCAGTCTCAGTTCCAGTTCCACAACCCTACACTGTTGACCGTCCAGTTCCAGTCCCAATCAGGGAAGTCCAACAAGTTCCAGTCTCAGTCCCACAACCCTACACTGTTGAACGTAAAGTCCCATACCCAGTTCATGTTCCAGTAGACCGCCCATACCCAGTCCATGTTCCAGTTCCACAACCCTACGAAGTCACCCGCACCGTTCAAGTTCCAGTCAAGGTTCCCGTCCCACAACCCTACACTGTTGACCGTCCAGTCCCAGTCCAAGTTCCAGTTCAAGTTCCAGTCCCACAACCCTACACTGTAGAACGCAAGGTTCCATACCCAGTCCATGTTCCAGTTGACCGTCCAGTACCCGTCAGCGTACCACAACCCTACCACGTTCCAGTCGATCGTCCAGTCCCAGTCCAAGTTGACCGTCCAGTCCCATACCAAGTCAACGTACCAGTCGATCGCCCAGTCCCAGTTCCAGTTGAACGTCCAGTCCCAGTCCAAGTTAATGTTCCAGTTCCACAACCCATCACCGTAGACCGCCCAGTCCCAGTTGCCGTCAACCGCCCATACCCAGTTCCAGTCAACGTTGACCGTCCAGTCCCAGTTCCAGTTGAAAACCGCGTCCCAGTTCCAGTTGACAACCCAGTACCAGTTCCATACCGTGTACCAGTCCCAGTTGCCTCAGTTGCTCCAGCTCTCGCTCTCGGAACTGCTGCCCCAGCCCTCGCTATCGGAACTGCTGCCCCAGCTCTCGCTGGTGGTGCCATCGGTCTTGGTGCCGGCTATGGTGTCGGTCTTGGTGCCGGTCTTGGATACAGCTCACTCGCTCTAGGAACCGCTGCCCCAGCTCTTGCTCTCGGAACTGCTGCCCCAGCTCTCGCTGTCGGAACTGCTGCCCCAGCTCTCGCTGGTAGTGCCCTCGGTCTTGGTGCCAGTTATGGTGCCGGTCTTGGATACAGCTCACTCGCTGTAGGAACCGCTGCCCCAGCTCTCGCCCTTGGTGCTAAATCCATCGCTTTGGGAACCGCTGCTCCAGCTCTCGCTGTCGGAACTGTTGCTCCAGCTCTCGCTTCCTCATCCCTCGGTCTTGGCTATGGCTATGGACTCAAGTCCGCCTCCTGGGGACATGGCATTGCTTCCCACAGCCTCATTAAGAAGCATTAA